In Emys orbicularis isolate rEmyOrb1 chromosome 16, rEmyOrb1.hap1, whole genome shotgun sequence, a genomic segment contains:
- the LOC135890557 gene encoding uncharacterized protein LOC135890557 — protein MAWAPLLLTLLTYCTGSLSQVTLTQPPSLSVSSGNTVKLSCALSSGSTFGDVMWYQQKDGNSPRYLLRYNTDSDKYQGSGVPSRFAGSKDASNTIGYLTITGVQAEDEADYYCAGAFGSAELVWIPTMAWAPLLLALLTYCSGVSSQPVVTQESSMSVTPGGAVTLSCSLSTGAITTSNYPSWYQQKPGSAPRLLIYSTNSRPSGIPARFSGSISGNNAALTITGVQAEDEADYYCIIWTGSPVVTQEPSMSVTPGGAVTLSCSLSTEAITTSNAPGWFQQKPGSAPRQLIYSTNSRPSGIPARFSGSISGNNAVLTITGVQAEDEADYYCIVWASSVNHSDPARWGTETKTSPVFPPSSPPAWALHWLHSSLSQFTLTQPPSVSVSIGNTVKLSCAIDSGYTFGDVTWYQKKDGNSPRYLLRYNKESDKHQGSGVPSRFAGSKDASNTIGYLTITSVQAEDEADYYCAAGISGGAAQ, from the exons atggcctgggcccctctgctcctcacgcTGCTCACTTACTGCACTG GTTCCCTCTCCCAGGTTACTCTGACTCAGCCGCCATCATTGTCCGTATCCAGTGGAAACACAGTTAAACTCTCCTGCGCCCTTAGCAGTGGATCCACATTTGGAGATGTTATGTGGTACCAGCAGAAAGATGGGAACAGCCCAAGATACCTTCTGAGGTACAACACTGACTCCGACAAGTACCAAGGCTCTGGGGTCCCCAGTCGCTTTGCTGGTTCCAAAGATGCCTCTAATACAATCGGCTACTTAACCATCACCGGGGTCCAGGCAGAGGATGAGGCTGATTATTACTGTGCTGGAGCTTTTGGCAGTG CCGAGCTCGTCTGGATtcccaccatggcctgggcccctctgctcctcgcGCTGCTCACTTACTGCTCAG GGGTCAGTTCGCAGCCCGTGGTGACTCAGGAGTCTTCGATGTCAGTGACCCCAGGAGGGGCTGTCACTCTGTCCTGCAGCCTGAGCACTGGAGCCATCACCACCAGCAACTATCCCTCCTGGTACCAGCAGAAACCAGGCTCTGCTCCTCGGCTGCTTATATACAGCACCAATAGCAGACCCTCCGGGATCCCTGCCCGGTTCTCTGGGTCCATATCCGGTAACAACGCTGCCCTGACCATCACCGGTGTCCAGGCAGAGGATGAGGCTGACTATTACTGTATTATATGGACTGGTAGT CCTGTGGTGACTCAGGAGCCCTCGATGTCAGTGACCCCAGGAGGGGCTGTCACTCTGTCCTGCAGCCTGAGCACTGAAGCCATCACCACCAGCAACGCTCCAGGCTGGTTCCAGCAGAAACCAGGCTCTGCTCCTCGGCAGCTTATATACAGCACCAATAGCAGACCCTCCGGGATCCCTGCCCGGTTCTCTGGGTCCATATCCGGTAACAACGCTGTCCTGACCATCACCGGTGTCCAGGCAGAGGATGAGGCTGACTATTACTGTATTGTATGGGCTAGTAGTGTGAATCACAGTGATCCagccagatggggaactgagacaaaaaCCTCCCCTGTCTTCCCCCCGTCATCTCCTCCTGCCTGGGCTCTGCACTGGCTGCACA GTTCCCTCTCCCAGTTTACTCTGACTCAGCCGCCCTCAGTGTCAGTGTCCATTGGCAACACAGTTAAACTCTCCTGTGCCATTGACAGTGGATACACATTTGGAGATGTTACATGGTACCAGAAGAAAGATGGGAACAGTCCAAGATACCTTCTGAGGTACAACAAAGAGTCTGACAAACACCAAGGCTCTGGGGTCCCCAGTCGCTTTGCTGGTTCCAAAGACGCCTCTAATACAATCGGCTACTTAACCATCACCAGCGTCCAAGCAGAGGATGAGGCTGATTATtactgtgctgcagggatcagTGGTGGTGCTGCACAGTGA